A single Corallococcus exiguus DNA region contains:
- a CDS encoding DUF1592 domain-containing protein, producing the protein MALRQRRWTSALLAGSLSFLTACEGQISDAANPRNPGPGGTNKPPPAGVEQAARSVRVARLTHAQWVSSVKDLLKLDAAPTALAQSFRADPSQSGFLFDNDARALSVDEALWGAYQRAAADLAGQVATDATKLGKLLPAGSTTDEARAKAFVESFGLRALRRPLTADEVETYLKLYRQGPQAYPTMAAFQGGLRLVLEGFLQSPLFLYRVERSTQAADGKVPLDAFEVASRLSYALWNSMPDDALFVAAREGMLAKREGVASEARRMIADARARGVVDAYHQAVFDVPRYASIRPNATRFPNVTTKLAESAAKENTLFVEDVVFGRKGRFADLLTSRDTFVNAELARIYGLTGTFTADFVPVTLDGAQRRGVLTQVGFLASHATSIDPDPIHRGVFLSEHLLCQKIGAPPANIPALPAPNGRTNREVVTSHTEAPGTVCASCHATLINPLGFPFENFDAVGGYRTTDNGLPVDASSTPGIGGQKVSVKDALDLADALATTQAVHECYARHWVEFLSGRPAVAEDDALVARLGKLSQSGQLPIVDLVVEVVTGVGFVTRHPEELP; encoded by the coding sequence ATGGCGCTACGTCAACGACGGTGGACTTCCGCGCTGCTCGCGGGCTCCTTGAGTTTCCTGACTGCCTGCGAAGGCCAGATTTCTGACGCGGCGAATCCGCGCAATCCTGGCCCTGGCGGGACGAACAAGCCTCCCCCTGCTGGCGTGGAGCAGGCGGCGCGCTCCGTGCGCGTCGCTCGGCTGACGCATGCGCAGTGGGTGAGCAGCGTGAAGGACCTGCTCAAGCTGGACGCGGCGCCCACGGCGCTGGCGCAGTCGTTCCGCGCGGACCCGTCCCAGAGCGGCTTCCTCTTCGACAACGACGCCCGCGCGCTGTCGGTGGACGAGGCGCTGTGGGGCGCCTACCAGCGCGCGGCGGCGGACCTGGCCGGGCAGGTGGCCACGGACGCGACGAAGCTGGGCAAGCTGCTGCCGGCGGGGAGCACCACGGACGAGGCTCGCGCGAAGGCGTTCGTGGAGTCCTTCGGCCTGCGCGCCCTGCGCCGCCCGCTGACCGCGGACGAGGTGGAGACGTACCTGAAGCTGTACCGCCAGGGCCCTCAGGCGTACCCGACGATGGCCGCGTTCCAGGGCGGCCTGCGGCTGGTGCTGGAGGGCTTCCTCCAGTCGCCCCTGTTCCTCTACCGCGTGGAGCGCAGCACGCAGGCGGCGGACGGCAAGGTGCCGCTGGACGCGTTCGAGGTGGCGTCCCGCTTGAGCTACGCGCTCTGGAACTCCATGCCGGACGACGCGCTGTTCGTCGCCGCTCGCGAGGGCATGCTGGCGAAGCGCGAGGGCGTGGCCTCCGAGGCGCGCCGGATGATCGCGGACGCCCGGGCGCGCGGCGTGGTGGACGCCTACCACCAGGCCGTCTTCGACGTGCCCCGCTACGCGAGCATCCGGCCCAACGCGACGCGCTTCCCCAACGTCACCACGAAGCTGGCGGAGTCCGCGGCGAAGGAGAACACGCTCTTCGTCGAGGACGTCGTCTTCGGGCGCAAGGGGCGCTTCGCGGACCTGCTCACGTCGCGCGACACCTTCGTCAACGCCGAGCTGGCGCGCATCTACGGCCTCACCGGGACATTCACCGCGGACTTCGTGCCAGTGACGCTGGACGGGGCGCAGCGCCGGGGCGTGCTCACGCAGGTGGGCTTCCTCGCGTCGCATGCGACGTCCATCGACCCGGACCCCATCCACCGCGGCGTGTTCCTGTCGGAGCACCTGCTGTGCCAGAAGATTGGCGCGCCGCCGGCCAACATCCCCGCGCTGCCCGCGCCCAACGGCCGCACCAACCGCGAGGTGGTGACGTCGCACACGGAGGCGCCCGGCACGGTGTGCGCGTCCTGCCACGCGACGCTGATCAACCCGCTGGGCTTCCCCTTCGAGAACTTCGACGCCGTGGGCGGCTACCGCACGACGGACAACGGGCTCCCGGTGGACGCCTCGTCGACGCCGGGCATCGGCGGACAGAAGGTGTCGGTGAAGGACGCGCTGGACCTGGCGGACGCGCTCGCGACCACGCAGGCGGTGCATGAGTGCTACGCGCGCCACTGGGTGGAGTTCCTGAGCGGACGCCCCGCGGTGGCGGAGGACGACGCGCTGGTGGCGCGGCTGGGCAAGCTGTCGCAGTCCGGTCAGCTGCCCATCGTGGACCTGGTCGTCGAGGTCGTGACGGGCGTGGGCTTCGTGACTCGCCACCCGGAGGAGCTGCCGTGA
- a CDS encoding ATP-dependent helicase: MNAHETALLEDLNPPQAEAVLHGDGPLLVLSGAGSGKTRVITRRVAHLVKVHRVFPWRILAVTFTNKAAREMRDRLTQLLGAQANDLVVSTFHSSAAMILRREAEAAGLTRSFVIYDDGDQLSLVKRAMRDAGVEPVMQPREILHRIDQEKNAARLPEDMRVEQEDVRGQIVKRVYAGYQKLLRAANAVDFGDLLLLLVKLFRDRPDVLERYRTRFTHVLVDEFQDTNPVQYAFLRQLAPPPSANLVVVGDDDQSIYRWRGADVDNILQFPMQYPGAKVVKLEQNYRSDQNILTAAHEVISKNPRRMQKKLWSERPKGENLELLLHRDERAEAQEVARRILAVQREGFIKFSSMAVFYRTNAQSRVLEEALRLGRVPYQLVSGRSFYDRAEVRDASAYLRLMVNPRSDADLLRVLNVPARGIGDTTEERLTDFANEQGLSLYEALGERHRIPSLNATAQKRLGGFHQLLQSLHAFSLTAKDAAGAVDQMLKESKLVETLVAEGSDEALTRAENLKELLGAAQEFDLKRASEMVASAAALEAREEEAPEGVDSAPLTADIPPLQSFLEQISLVGEADAEVSEGRVALMTLHAAKGLEFDAVFLTGMEEGVFPHSRALKSDDPDGGEEMAEERRLCYVGFTRARKRLFVSLAQCRSLFGELKYNPPSRFLADVPQALFGFKENDLPPPPRAAAMPQRRRNWDDDETGPRVDRSYSQASSDMDGVGGDVRGMRVRHEQFGSGRIVAAEGSGPNAKVTVEFGGTVGLKRVIARFLIPG, from the coding sequence GTGAACGCCCACGAAACCGCCCTCCTCGAAGACCTCAACCCGCCCCAGGCGGAAGCCGTGCTCCACGGCGACGGCCCCCTGCTCGTGCTGTCGGGCGCCGGCAGCGGCAAGACGCGCGTCATCACCCGCCGTGTGGCCCACCTGGTGAAGGTCCACCGCGTCTTCCCGTGGCGCATCCTGGCCGTCACCTTCACCAACAAGGCCGCGCGCGAGATGCGCGATCGCCTCACCCAGCTCCTGGGCGCGCAGGCCAACGACCTGGTGGTGAGCACGTTCCACTCTTCCGCGGCCATGATTTTGCGCCGCGAAGCGGAGGCCGCGGGCCTCACGCGGTCCTTCGTCATCTACGACGACGGCGACCAGCTCAGCCTGGTGAAGCGCGCCATGCGCGACGCGGGCGTGGAGCCGGTGATGCAGCCGCGCGAAATCCTCCACCGCATCGACCAGGAGAAGAACGCCGCGCGGCTGCCGGAGGACATGCGCGTGGAGCAGGAGGACGTGCGCGGGCAGATCGTCAAGCGCGTGTACGCGGGCTACCAGAAGCTGCTGCGCGCGGCGAACGCGGTGGACTTCGGCGACCTGCTGCTGCTGCTCGTGAAGCTCTTCCGCGACCGGCCGGACGTGCTGGAGCGCTACCGCACGCGCTTCACGCACGTGCTGGTGGACGAGTTCCAGGACACCAACCCCGTGCAGTACGCGTTCCTGCGGCAGCTGGCCCCGCCGCCGTCCGCGAACCTGGTGGTGGTGGGCGACGACGACCAGTCCATCTACCGCTGGCGCGGCGCGGACGTGGACAACATCCTCCAGTTCCCCATGCAGTACCCGGGCGCGAAGGTGGTGAAGCTGGAGCAGAACTACCGCTCCGACCAGAACATCCTCACCGCCGCGCACGAGGTCATCTCCAAGAACCCGCGCCGCATGCAGAAGAAGCTCTGGAGCGAGCGGCCCAAGGGGGAGAACCTGGAGTTGCTGCTGCACCGCGACGAGCGCGCGGAGGCGCAGGAGGTGGCCCGGCGCATCCTGGCCGTCCAGCGCGAGGGCTTCATCAAGTTCTCCAGCATGGCGGTGTTCTACCGGACCAACGCGCAGAGCCGCGTGCTGGAAGAGGCGCTGCGGCTGGGGCGCGTGCCGTACCAGCTGGTGAGCGGGCGCAGCTTCTACGACCGCGCGGAGGTGCGTGACGCCTCCGCGTACCTGCGGCTGATGGTGAACCCGCGCTCGGACGCGGACCTGTTGCGCGTGCTCAACGTGCCGGCGCGCGGCATCGGTGACACCACCGAGGAGCGGCTGACCGACTTCGCGAACGAGCAGGGCTTGAGCCTCTACGAGGCCCTGGGCGAGCGCCACCGCATCCCTTCCCTCAACGCCACCGCGCAGAAGCGGCTGGGCGGCTTCCACCAGCTGCTCCAGTCGCTGCACGCCTTCTCCCTCACGGCGAAGGACGCGGCGGGCGCGGTGGACCAGATGCTGAAGGAGTCGAAGCTGGTGGAGACGCTGGTCGCGGAAGGCAGCGACGAGGCGCTCACCCGGGCGGAGAACCTGAAGGAACTCCTGGGCGCGGCGCAGGAGTTCGACCTGAAGCGCGCGTCCGAGATGGTGGCTTCCGCCGCCGCGCTCGAAGCTCGCGAGGAGGAGGCTCCGGAGGGCGTGGACTCCGCGCCGCTCACCGCGGACATCCCGCCCCTGCAATCCTTCCTGGAGCAGATCAGCCTGGTGGGTGAGGCGGACGCGGAGGTGAGCGAGGGCCGCGTGGCGCTGATGACGCTGCACGCGGCCAAGGGCCTGGAGTTCGACGCCGTGTTCCTCACCGGCATGGAGGAGGGCGTCTTCCCGCACTCGCGCGCGCTCAAGAGCGACGACCCGGACGGCGGCGAGGAGATGGCCGAGGAGCGACGGCTTTGCTACGTGGGCTTCACCCGCGCGCGCAAGCGGCTCTTCGTGAGCCTGGCGCAGTGCCGCTCCCTCTTTGGTGAGCTCAAGTACAACCCGCCCAGCCGCTTCCTCGCGGACGTGCCCCAGGCGTTGTTCGGCTTCAAGGAGAACGACCTGCCGCCCCCGCCGCGCGCCGCCGCCATGCCGCAGCGCCGCCGCAACTGGGACGACGACGAGACGGGCCCGCGCGTGGACCGCAGCTATTCGCAGGCGTCGTCCGACATGGACGGCGTGGGCGGCGACGTGCGCGGCATGCGCGTGCGTCACGAACAGTTCGGCTCCGGCCGAATCGTCGCCGCGGAAGGGTCCGGCCCCAACGCCAAGGTCACCGTGGAGTTCGGCGGCACCGTGGGCCTCAAGCGCGTCATCGCGCGCTTCCTCATCCCCGGCTGA
- a CDS encoding PaaI family thioesterase produces MSDTPSSPPTQAQLDRYAELFTQSLTLRHFGARMSFPEGRKVVVELPEVQPHHRGGLGSSAVNGGVLAALFDIAIGCTPALRDTTRRCATVQLSMSFERPVTGNRFHVEAVIDNGGTSTLFASAKILDAEGRVCARCQGVVRVSSQPWASGESPATN; encoded by the coding sequence ATGTCCGACACCCCTTCGTCCCCCCCGACCCAGGCCCAGCTCGACCGCTACGCGGAGTTGTTCACCCAGAGCCTCACCCTGCGCCACTTCGGCGCCCGGATGTCCTTTCCCGAAGGGCGCAAGGTGGTGGTGGAGCTTCCAGAGGTGCAGCCGCACCACCGGGGCGGCCTGGGCAGCTCCGCCGTCAATGGCGGTGTGCTGGCGGCCCTCTTCGACATCGCCATCGGCTGCACTCCGGCACTCCGGGACACCACCCGCCGCTGCGCCACCGTCCAGCTGTCCATGAGCTTCGAGCGCCCGGTCACCGGAAACCGCTTCCACGTAGAGGCCGTCATCGACAACGGAGGGACGTCCACCCTCTTCGCCTCCGCGAAAATCCTCGATGCCGAGGGCCGCGTGTGCGCCCGATGCCAGGGCGTCGTGCGCGTCTCCTCCCAGCCGTGGGCCTCCGGCGAGAGCCCCGCCACCAACTGA
- a CDS encoding RNA polymerase sigma factor has product MDAAVQGLGMTTLQSRQDTERAARPAAPDEEALSRRALTGERAAWDALIARHQRRVVVSLLARGIRVDRAQELAQETWARLIQQQQRGLLTELRLPALALTQAAFLASDDARRMRRESVDGTLEDLPERQQPVDPAQSAEKRLLSEEQLARARGALEQVSPGARNVFLLACDGQGLPHAEVASRVGLSVQRVRQILCEVRKKLRTALEEEQP; this is encoded by the coding sequence ATGGATGCAGCCGTACAGGGCTTGGGGATGACGACCCTCCAGTCGCGGCAGGACACAGAGAGGGCCGCGCGACCGGCGGCGCCGGACGAGGAGGCCCTGTCCCGGCGCGCGCTCACGGGGGAGCGTGCCGCGTGGGACGCGCTCATCGCGCGGCACCAGCGCCGGGTGGTGGTGTCGCTGCTCGCGCGGGGCATCCGGGTGGACCGGGCCCAGGAGCTGGCGCAGGAGACGTGGGCGCGCCTCATCCAGCAGCAGCAGCGAGGCCTGCTCACGGAGCTGCGGCTGCCGGCGCTCGCGCTCACCCAGGCGGCGTTCCTCGCGTCGGATGACGCCCGGCGCATGCGGCGCGAGTCGGTGGACGGAACGCTGGAGGACCTCCCGGAGCGGCAGCAGCCGGTGGACCCCGCGCAGTCCGCGGAGAAGCGCCTGCTGTCGGAGGAGCAGCTCGCCCGGGCCCGGGGCGCGCTGGAGCAGGTGTCACCGGGCGCGCGCAACGTCTTCCTCCTGGCCTGTGACGGCCAGGGACTTCCCCATGCAGAAGTCGCCTCCCGCGTCGGGCTGTCCGTCCAGCGCGTGCGACAGATTTTGTGCGAGGTCCGCAAGAAGCTGCGCACCGCGCTCGAAGAGGAACAACCATGA
- a CDS encoding zf-HC2 domain-containing protein gives MIRPTPHLTRDRTEQYLLGALPPEAEAELEAHTLTCEPCARLLQEEALLEEQLYEVAAATPPDAVVVRPARWHRPAAVAAALVAVAASVFLMLRSGGETVSPSVTPVEAPVVAVQDVRVEDDEAPRDIVVACPDLATQEHCLKSASARGLLVYHPGGQGEVPRYDASSGLTQVALSSRPAAL, from the coding sequence ATGATCAGGCCCACGCCCCACCTCACCCGCGACCGCACGGAGCAGTACCTGCTGGGCGCGCTGCCGCCCGAAGCCGAGGCGGAGCTGGAGGCCCACACGCTCACGTGCGAGCCGTGCGCGCGGCTGCTCCAGGAGGAGGCCCTGCTGGAGGAGCAGCTGTACGAAGTCGCCGCCGCCACGCCGCCCGACGCTGTCGTGGTGCGCCCCGCTCGCTGGCACCGTCCGGCCGCCGTCGCCGCGGCGCTGGTCGCGGTGGCGGCCTCCGTGTTCCTGATGCTGCGGTCCGGAGGGGAAACCGTCTCTCCGTCCGTGACGCCCGTGGAGGCACCGGTCGTCGCGGTGCAGGACGTGCGGGTTGAGGATGACGAGGCGCCCCGGGACATCGTGGTCGCGTGCCCGGACCTGGCCACGCAGGAGCACTGCCTCAAGTCCGCGAGCGCACGCGGGCTGCTCGTGTATCACCCCGGTGGACAGGGCGAGGTCCCCCGCTACGACGCGTCCAGCGGGCTGACGCAGGTGGCGCTGAGTTCGCGCCCGGCCGCGCTGTGA